A region from the Linepithema humile isolate Giens D197 chromosome 1, Lhum_UNIL_v1.0, whole genome shotgun sequence genome encodes:
- the cutlet gene encoding chromosome transmission fidelity protein 18 homolog: MADEFPDPDEEFDFIAKEDYEVMKELESESLDRIELSQAGPSKVSQTANSNKRQANVESSNIDKVIDNSTFNSNKKRNYEELYSNSTPNNSKKRSYEELFGDISDFLEKDISTIDNVDCIEEPREKKLRWDQPEKVIKKILEARQLIYEHSEGTSTNIKHNENTQYSKKDSISLRVPPWNFVAVTRSYDSQRLFIRVRNTLNNIKESKKPFSNLLSTPYRQLKSQAEEIMTKKMLLSEQAAPNVCNTENVINDELWVDKYRPRSYLELLSDETVNRQLLHWLKLWDKIVFNRNIKLTKQLPEKRKKKKDNNKEDIEEVDSKGCPMKRIALLSGPPGLGKTTLAHIAATHAGYNVVEINASDERSPNTFRQILLASTEMKAVIGANPRPNCLIFDEIDGAPAASIELLLKFVQGKLVSKTKKGKGQTEKMSDSCKRPVVCICNEPYAPTLRTLRAAAVIIPVPEVSPLRLAERLMDIARKEKLNVDFSDLVKIAERSSCDVRACVGALQYMGSANLKDNLSLGLKDTRKNLFDSWRNILTIPMNKGGVVTVPERIGNILRTVQNGETEKLTQGIFHNYPEICDRKLDNVSISLEWFQFYDLITSLVMHKQIWSLMPYTNYGFIAWHLHLARTQRVKLSYPTVTSEVMQKSAKNTGILTAIRRVCGRDAFTLTMDIASFLPDLLSPKLRTVPSHLYSSKEKADLARIVNVMLEFGLSFVQEKNSQGGYIYNLDPNIFEVGVFPDCNAHRHLAYAVQQIITQELEVERLKRASISTGLSRASSENTTNSRKPETAENIQNKPSNTPNNAKQSGKKMSLKEIIYKDFFGNIITNENKNVSKDKMANRISPKSQKGYSVIQNMLTKHGVWYKYKEGCNNAVRRTVLMEKFL, from the exons ATGGCTGATGAATTCCCAGATCCAGATGaagaatttgattttatcgCTAAAGAGGATTATGAGGTTATGAAAGAACTGGAAA GTGAATCACTTGACAGAATAGAATTGTCGCAGGCTGGGCCTAGTAAAGTATCTCAGACAGCAAATAGTAACAAACGTCAAGCAAATGTTGAAAGCTCTAATATTGATAAAGTTATTGACAATAGTACatttaatagtaataaaaaacgCAATTATGAAGAGCTTTATAGCAATAGTACACCTAACAATAGTAAAAAACGTAGTTATGAAGAATTGTTTGGGGACATCTCTGACTTCTTGGAAAAAGATATCTCTACGATAG ataatgtTGATTGTATTGAGGAACcacgagaaaaaaaacttcGTTGGGATCAGCCAGAAAAggtcattaaaaaaatattggaggCAAGACAGTTAATTTATGAACACAGTGAAGGTACATCAACAAACATAAAGCACAATGAAAA tACTCAATACAGCAAGAAAGATTCCATTTCGTTACGAGTTCCACCATGGAATTTTGTGGCTGTTACAAGATCGTATGATTCTCAACGCCTGTTCATTAGAGTTAGAAACACGCTGAACAACATTAAAGAATCCAAAAAGCCATTTTCCAATCTGCTCTCCACACCTTACAGGCAATTAAAATCTCAAGCTgaagaaatt ATGACAAAAAAGATGCTATTATCGGAGCAGGCAGCGCCCAATGTATGTAATACGGAGAATGTAATTAACGATGAACTATGGGTTGATAAATATCGACCACGATcgtatttagaattattatcagACGAAACCGTTAATCGACAACTCTTACATTGGCTGAAGCTTTGGGATAAGATAGTTTTTAatcgaaatataaaactgaCAAAGCAGCTGcctgaaaaaagaaagaagaaaaaggataaTAACAAAGAAGATATTGAAGAAGTGGATAGCAAAGGATGTCCAATGAAAAGGATAGCTTTGCTTAGTGGACCACCTGGATTGGGAAAAACGACCTTGGCACATATAGCAGCTACGCATGCTGGTTATAATGTTGTGGAAATCAACGCGAGTGATGAAAGAAGTCCAAACACATTTAG ACAGATCCTTCTTGCATCAACGGAAATGAAAGCCGTAATAGGCGCCAATCCTCGAccaaattgtttaattttcgaCGAGATTGACGGTGCACCGGCTGCATCTATTGAGCTTCTGTTAAAATTCGTTCAAGGCAAACTAGTATCGAAAACTAAAAAGGGAAAGGGACAGACAGAAAAGATGTCTGATAGCTGTAAACGTCCTGTAGTGTGCATTTGTAATGAGCCATATGCTCCAACGTTAAG aacgTTAAGAGCTGCCGCTGTAATAATCCCAGTGCCAGAAGTAAGTCCTTTAAGATTAGCTGAACGTTTAATGGACATAGCGAGAAAGGAAAAGTTAAACGTGGACTTCAGCGATCTTGTGAAAATAGCGGAGAGATCCAGCTGTGACGTTCGGGCTTGCGTAGGAGCATTACAATACATGGGAAGCGCCAATTTAAAAGATAACTTATCTTTAGGCTTGAAGGATACTCGTAAAAATTTGTTCGATTCgtggagaaatattttaacaattccCATGAACAAAGGAGGAGTTGTCACTGTTCCTGAAAGAATCGGAAATATTCTGAGAACAGTACAAAATG GTGAAACGGAAAAGCTGACACAaggaatatttcataattatccTGAAATCTGTGATCGAAAACTCGATAATGTGTCTATATCTCTGGAGTGGTTTCAGTTTTACGATTTAATAACGTCGCTTGTTATGCACAAACAAATCTGGTCACTTATGCCCTACACGAATTATGGATTTATTGCGTGGCACTTGCATCTTGCACGAACACAGAGAGTGAAACTGTCTTATCCTACTGTTACCAGCGAA GTAATGCAAAAATCGGCAAAGAATACAGGTATTTTAACGGCGATACGAAGAGTGTGCGGACGTGATGCTTTCACTTTAACTATGGATATTGCTAGTTTCTTGCCGGACCTCCTGTCGCCCAAATTGCGCACAGTTCCTTCTCATTTATACTCATCGAAAGAGAAGGCTGATCTCGCTAGAATAGTGAATGTGATGCTTGAATTTGGTTTATCGTTCGTGCAAGAGAAGAATTCTCAAGGGGGATACATCTACAATTTAGATCC TAATATCTTTGAAGTTGGTGTTTTTCCCGACTGCAACGCGCATCGACATCTCGCATACGCGGTGCAGCAAATTATTACACAGGAATTAGAGGTCGAGCGTTTAAAGCGTGCGAGTATCTCAACAGGATTGAGTCGAGCTAGCTCAGAGAACACGACAAATTCAAGAAAACCTGAAACTGCAGAAAATATCCAAAATAAACCATCCAATACTCCGAATAACGCGAAACAATCTGGGAAAAAGATGTCGTTAAAGGAAATA ATATACAAAGACTTTTTCgggaatattattacaaatgaaaacaaaaatgtttcaaaggATAAAATGGCAAATCGTATCTCTCCGAAATCACAAAAAGGATATTCAGTGATACAAAATATGTTGACAAAACACGGTGTGtggtataaatataaagaaggTTGCAACAACGCCGTTCGTCGAACTGtattaatggaaaaattcttataa
- the LOC105672724 gene encoding cell death-inducing p53-target protein 1, protein MHKNGPPPPYEPPPYAPPAYSQNVGGVPPASPFTPAQAYANGPTIVTTIVPLGPQSTHTICPHCHAEIDTSTKTEPGMIAYISGVIIALLGCWLGCCLIPCCIDECMDVHHTCPNCKAYLGRHRR, encoded by the exons atgcataaaaatggACCACCGCCGCCTTATGAGCCGCCTCCATACGCACCGCCTGCTTATTCTCAGAATGTAGGAGGTGTTCCTCCTGCCAGTCCATTTACACCAGCACAAGCTT ATGCAAATGGACCTACTATAGTCACAACCATAGTTCCACTTGGGCCACAGTCTACCCATACAATTTGTCCACATTGCCATGCTGAAATTGATACATCAACAAAAACAGAACCTGGCATGATTGCTTATATCTCAGGAGTCATCATAGCGTTGTTGGg GTGTTGGTTGGGTTGCTGCTTGATTCCTTGTTGCATTGACGAATGCATGGACGTTCACCACACTTGTCCAAACTGTAAAGCTTATCTGGGACGTCATAGAAGATAA
- the Jarid2 gene encoding protein Jumonji produces MVLNRNDKRKKKEGDLVDLMEPLSESPKRTKVHAQRKFAQGATTVFNTSPTPVKDKEKTKPAMITELITHKRPNTEDFLTFLCFRGTSILPPSLNFFNVGSKKEKPEPKLSRISTEKISSSTSTSTETQKQDTCQKNVTKVKPVVSDKKKMPTTIHKNITKLKTATSTVQALKKKYQEQRLAKQRIKNKFKATCVMRTRSCTERAILKAGIQLAPRKFLPRIETKRHGLRSSVLLDKANKPLAKTRVAPPKPKKKINLKPKAVDTSNTDMSSGEENGRKEDEEEELPVEKSTSQIKRNLQRGIQKKICTRSKSEMRRVTRSCSSTVSSQNPSRRPTRKTKEAAAVYMELLGRKLVSPDLENDDNDSVESFPELPSARRMAQTENEFKAKVKQTSAKTVNKAKDSKVNAFHGNKRLDKSKNNKLILKSKRLMRVQRYCEEDSEEESESSVETNNTRPITRQSGKLEKVESSTVSRSLRSSSKNTTAQTEVQSNVNNKSKTKVQNPVKSTKEKFVTKRKHDQNTSKTSSDKTSGSKQVAVTNDQKENTSSEEETLGMLLRKIKRQKEGGKEMEEPQVSGNVKSDEAVRSDVQKTKADVSKVSDDEESFRGFTKKAISKVLNSCQTHANVNLLVTEADEKVNSLKANESTSLQESKEQPSPVDAGFPVANLLHDECSLSIQDQKSVLDLSIKTHSSLLPSVEQTDTKTCSHKTEVSPNLIPLSTLHTRKERVNMSTEQIEKWLNESSFAKEESKLEMENVSSFRYDPAEKLKADISHLSISSKIQHLVRPVNVTLSKLADKNLRDRMGMHSRNVMGAASNVETKLQSTIANKNKVNAEAKEVVKNKNEKTSKDIPIAEDTSDTVSKSDQNSLDGSIEKKSPTEKKIFQPRKPFLPKVKERKTVTPNANAFSPENESSVYAFESEAEAPINTPFRRKAKENAKTRTSSAVASTAEFETKENAKGDKSDLKDSSEMSDSKEKSSSDSDSPAKREQETPETINVANTAVSMNNFELPKNFASLTSVQVLPLDKLTTSWSNVNCSASIAVQVNLDETTQEQESNASQQKSTEISTQTETSNENDDDNEGQLFYIPLQAVTRSGPNLVQGQQLIQGVAVKLGTEGPTGPNQRVLLRAKLVTKPPLSVARCPPIGTVQPTTRTRPNPTAITVEQQVPSTSTTTTVSTAVASMPSAETQPASPVKNDVPAPSLNRPNVSSNASSALEKLTKSPKSSREKKASTDSTKAGKRAQMKHKQKGSELYNNMTFPSAKNANDEIRVVEAPTFHPTEKDFQDPLEYIDKIKSIAEKFGICKVVPPANFKPECKVSDDMRFTAYNQYVHRMLHRWGPNVKEMMAIKKYLATQSITLIQPPWIGGMEVDLPHLYQTVQNLGGLKEVIEKKKWQKVADGMKIPKSAQDRVTKLDDIYCKYLLPYDTLSPEERKKLFDEVEAEWMKKESKALQKQEALSNDNDEEEEEDSSDEIEECIVKGRNMPLNAFYRIARNTQRMWFGENHRGNEAEGAFAEEVESAFWKHVAEKKRHVCVHAASIDSSGRGFGFSVAKNSPFARHPWNLKVLTNNAGSVLRALGPLMGVTVPTLHVGMLFSACCWYRDPHGLPWIEYLHTGAKKIWYGIPDEYNNNFREALSKMVPRYCKNKTIWLPSDTAMVPPELLVNNGVPLCQTVQEPGQFIIVFPKAFTSSICTGYVVSESVYFAQPSWLETAEQVFKDIQDSCEPSIFSFERLLFNIINDTRFHIDILKQILPSVIKIREKELDYRKQLENVGLTNRERLPLPDSGKGKKGKRVKEDDGDFECETCRANLFVSLVNNSQDDSVYCLPHALQLFNRKKQVLKHCTLMYTYDEDELDELIHKLEHRIEAKSKKTNQIKQSK; encoded by the exons atggttttaaaTCGGaatgataaaagaaagaagaaggaaGGAGATTTGGTAGATCTGATGGAACCACTCTCGGAATCTCCAAAGAG GACCAAAGTTCACGCACAAAGAAAATTTGCACAAGGTGCAACTACAGTGTTCAACACATCACCTACGCCTGTCaaagacaaagaaaaaactaaGCCTGCCATGATCACGGAATTAATAACTCACAAACGTCCGAATACGGAAgactttttaacatttttatgcttCAGAG GAACTTCCATTTTGCCAccaagtttaaattttttcaatgtcGGCAGCAAGAAAGAAAAACCAGAACCCAAACTATCTCGTATTTCTACAGAGAAAATATCATCTTCTACTAGTACTTCCACAGAAACTCAGAAACAAGACACATGCCAGAAGAATGTAACAAAAGTAAAGCCTGTTGTCTCTGATAAAAAGAAGATGCCTACTACGATACACAAGAACATTACCAAACTTAAAACGGCAACGTCTACGGTTCAAGCACTTAAAAAGAAGTATCAAGAGCAACGCCTCGCTAAGCAAaggatcaaaaataaattcaaagcCACTTGCGTTATGAGAACGAGATCGTGCACTGAGAGAGCTATATTGAAAGCTGGTATTCAGTTGGCGCCGAGAAAATTCTTACCCAGAATCGAAACGAAGAGACACGGCCTGAGAAGCAGTGTACTATTGGATAAAGCTAACAAGCCTTTGGCAAAGACGAGAGTCGCGCCACCCAaaccaaagaaaaaaatcaacttgAAACCGAAAGCTGTCGACACTTCGAACACGGATATGTCGTCCGGAGAAGAAAACGGCCGGAAAGAGGATGAGGAGGAAGAATTACCTGTAGAAAAGTCGACATCACAGATAAAGCGCAACCTACAAAGAGGTATTCAGAAGAAGATCTGCACCAGAAGTAAGTCTGAGATGCGGCGAGTCACCAGATCGTGCAGTAGTACAGTCTCCTCGCAGAATCCTTCCAGGAGGCCGACCAGAAAGACTAAGGAAGCGGCCGCCGTCTACATGGAACTTCTTGGAAGAAAATTAGTGAGCCCGGATTTAGAGAACGATGACAACGATTCGGTCGAAAGTTTCCCCGAGCTACCAAGTGCACGTAGAATGGCGCAAACGGAGAACGAATTCAAAGCCAAAGTGAAACAGACGTCTGCGAAGACTGTTAATAAAGCTAAGGATTCCAAAGTTAATGCCTTCCACGGGAATAAACGATTGGACAAGAGCAAAAACAACAAATTGATCTTGAAAAGCAAACGTCTGATGAGAGTGCAGAGGTACTGCGAAGAGGACAGCGAGGAGGAGTCCGAAAGCTCGGTGGAAACGAACAATACAAGGCCCATCACCAGACAGAGTGGAAAGCTCGAGAAAGTGGAAAGCTCGACAGTCAGCAGGAGTCTTAGATCCTCCTCGAAGAATACAACTGCGCAGACCGAAGTGCAGAGTAACGTAAATAACAAATCGAAGACGAAGGTTCAAAATCCCGTGAAATCtactaaagaaaaatttgtgaCGAAGCGCAAACATGATCAAAATACGTCCAAGACATCGTCGGACAAAACTAGCGGATCGAAGCAAGTAGCTGTAACGAATGATCAGAAGGAGAACACTTCTTCCGAAGAGGAAACATTGGGGATGCTGCTGCGGAAAATAAAAAGGCAGAAGGAGGGCGGTAAAGAGATGGAAGAACCGCAGGTGTCTGGTAATGTGAAAAGTGACGAGGCGGTTCGCAGCGACGTACAAAAGACGAAAGCAGACGTGTCGAAAGTGTCGGACGACGAGGAATCTTTTCGTGGATTTACTAAGAAGGCGATATCGAAAGTGCTGAATTCATGTCAGACGCACGCAAACGTCAATCTGCTAGTCACAGAAGCCGACGAGAAGGTAAATTCGCTGAAAGCGAACGAAAGCACGAGTTTGCAAGAAAGCAAGGAGCAGCCGTCACCCGTCGACGCTGGTTTTCCAGTCGCAAATCTGTTGCACGACGAGTGCAGTTTGTCCATACAGGACCAGAAATCGGTGCTGGATCTGTCTATCAAGACGCACAGCTCGCTATTGCCATCCGTGGAGCAGACGGACACCAAGACGTGCAGTCACAAGACCGAGGTTTCTCCCAATCTTATACCACTGTCGACTCTGCACACGAGAAAGGAGCGAGTGAACATGTCGACCGAACAGATAGAAAAGTGGCTGAACGAGAGCTCGTTTGCCAAGGAGGAGAGCAAGTTGGAGATGGAGAACGTCTCCAGCTTCAGATACGATCCTGCGGAGAAACTGAAGGCGGACATCTCGCATTTGTCTATCTCCTCAAAAATTCAACACTTGGTACGTCCCGTCAATGTCACACTCTCAAAATTAGCGGATAAGAATTTGAGGGACCGAATGGGAATGCACAGCAGAAATGTGATGGGCGCAGCATCGAATGTTGAAACGAAGCTGCAGAGTACAATCGCTAACAAAAATAAGGTCAATGCTGAAGCGAAGGAAGTTGTTAAGAACAAAAATGAGAAGACGAGCAAGGATATTCCCATCGCTGAAGATACCAGCGATACTGTGTCGAAATCGGATCAGAATTCTCTGGACGGTTCTATAGAGAAGAAATCGCCGACGGAGAAGAAGATATTTCAACCGCGGAAGCCCTTTCTGCCTAAGGTTAAGGAACGTAAGACTGTGACTCCGAATGCGAACGCGTTCTCTCCGGAGAACGAGAGCAGCGTTTACGCGTTTGAGAGCGAAGCCGAGGCCCCCATTAACACGCCCTTCAGAAGGAAAGCGAAGGAAAACGCGAAAACGCGAACATCGAGTGCGGTGGCTTCCACTGCGGAATTCGAGACGAAAGAAAACGCCAAGGGCGATAAATCCGATTTGAAGGATAGCTCCGAAATGTCCGACAGCAAGGAAAAATCGTCGAGCGATAGTGACTCGCCCGCGAAGAGAGAGCAGGAGACGCCGGAAACGATAAACGTGGCGAATACGGCCGTGAGCATGAACAACTTCGAGCTGCCCAAGAACTTCGCGAGCTTAACCAGCGTTCAAGTACTGCCGCTCGACAAGCTCACGACGAGCTGGAGCAACGTAAATTGCAGCGCTTCCATCGCGGTGCAGGTGAATCTCGACGAGACGACGCAGGAGCAGGAGAGCAACGCGAGTCAACAGAAAAGCACCGAGATATCCACGCAGACCGAGACGAGCAACGagaacgacgacgacaacgaggGACAGTTGTTTTACATTCCGCTGCAGGCTGTCACGCGGAGCGGCCCGAACTTGGTGCAAGGTCAACAGTTGATACAGGGCGTGGCCGTGAAGCTCGGCACGGAGGGACCGACCGGTCCTAATCAGAGAGTGCTTCTCCGAGCCAAACTGGTCACCAAGCCGCCGTTGTCTGTGGCGCGCTGTCCACCGATCGGCACGGTGCAGCCGACAACGCGCACCCGACCCAATCCCACGGCGATTACAGTGGAGCAGCAAGTGCCGTCCACTTCAACAACTACGACTGTGTCGACTGCCGTTGCGAGTATGCCGAGTGCGGAGACGCAGCCGGCGTCACCGGTGAAAAACGACGTCCCGGCGCCGAGTCTGAATCGTCCGAATGTTAGCTCGAATGCGAGCAGTGCTTTGGAGAAACTCACGAAATCTCCCAAGTCGTCCAGAGAGAAGAAGGCTTCCACGGATTCGACAAAGGCCGGGAAAag agcGCAAATGAAACACAAACAGAAAGGATCGGAGCTGTACAATAATATGACGTTCCCAAGCGCGAAGAACGCGAACGACGAAATTCGCGTAGTCGAGGCACCGACGTTCCATCCGACGGAAAAAGATTTCCAAGATCCGTTGGAATATATCGATAAGATTAAATCGATCGCTGAGAAATTTGGAATATGCAAAGTCGTGCCTCCGGCAAATTTCAAG CCTGAATGCAAAGTGTCTGATGACATGAGGTTCACCGCTTACAATCAGTATGTACATCGCATGCTCCATCGGTGGGGTCCTAATGTGAAGGAGATGATGGctatcaagaaatatttagCTACTCAAAGCATCACCTTGATTCAACCGCCCTGG ATTGGAGGGATGGAGGTCGATTTACCTCATTTGTACCAAACGGTCCAAAACTTGGGTGGACTGAAAGAAGTTatcgagaaaaagaaatggcAGAAGGTGGCAGACGGTATGAAGATACCAAAATCTGCGCAAGATCGTGTCACTAAACTGGatgatatttattgtaaatatttactgCCGTATGATACGTTATCCCCAG AGGAACGCAAGAAACTGTTCGACGAGGTTGAAGCTGAGTGGATGAAAAAGGAGAGCAAAGCTTTGCAAAAGCAAGAGGCACTGTCCAATGATAATgatgaggaggaggaagaagacAGTTCTGATGAAATTGAAGAATGCATCGTAAAA GGAAGAAACATGCCATTGAACGCTTTTTACCGAATCGCTCGCAATACGCAACGTATGTGGTTCGGCGAGAACCATCGGGGAAACGAAGCGGAAGGTGCTTTCGCCGAAGAGGTGGAGAGTGCGTTTTGGAAACACGTTGCCGAAAAAAAACGCCACGTTTGCGTGCATGCAGCGAGCATCGATTCGAGCGGTCGTGGATTCGGCTTTTCCGTTGCCAAGAACAGCCCGTTCGCTAGACATCCGTGGAATCTCAAAGTACTTACTAACAATGCTGGATCAGTACTCCGAGCTTTGGGACCATTAATGG GCGTGACTGTACCAACATTGCACGTAGGTATGTTATTTAGTGCTTGCTGCTGGTATCGCGATCCGCATGGTCTACCGTGGATAGAATATTTACATACAGGCGCGAAAAAGATTTGGTACGGCATACCTGACGAGTATAACAACAATTTTCGGGAAGCGCTCTCGAAAATGGTGCCgcgatattgcaaaaataagacCATATGGTTACCTTCTGACACTGCCATGGTCCCACCAGAATTGTTAGTGAACAACGGTGTTCCATTATGCCAAACCGTGCAAGAGCCAGGACAGTTCATAATCGTATTTCCAAAAGCGTTCACCTCGAGTATATGCACCGGTTATGTAGTGTCCGAGAGCGTGTACTTCGCGCAGCCATCCTGGTTAGAAACTGCTGAGCAAGTATTTAAG GATATACAAGACAGTTGTGAACCTTCCATCTTTTCATTTGAaagattgttatttaatattattaatgacacGAGATTTCATAtagatatattgaaacag atactGCCGAGTGTGATAAAGATTCGCGAAAAGGAATTAGATTATCGCAAACAACTGGAAAATGTTGGTCTTACGAATAGAGAAAGATTGCCTTTACCCGACAgtggaaaaggaaagaaaggaaaaagagTGAAAGAGGATGATGGTGATTTTGAATGCGAAACATGTAGAGCCAACTTATTCGTCTCACTGGTGAACAATTCGCAAGATGACAGCGTCTATTGTTTGCCGCACGCACTGCAGCTATTCAATCGTAAAAAACAGGTTCTGAAACATTGCACTCTAATGTACACATATGATGAA GATGAATTAGACGAATTGATTCACAAACTGGAACACAGGATCGAAGCCAAATCTAAAAAaactaatcaaataaaacaaagtaaataa
- the LOC105672725 gene encoding solute carrier family 35 member C2, which yields MTRSYVKYQIARDDVDTSDYIPQSVPDIHSVTKLEPTLWKKAFQVFLLIFAYFILSIGLTFYNPWLYKTYGFDFPLGVVVCHLIIKFSLSALIRCIRRCCNGKRMNLPWQNIVYSIMVPGIASGVDIGLSNWALSLISISLVTMTKSTVIIFILGFSLLFKLEKKSWSLVGIVVMIAGGLVMFTYKSTQFGVLGFILCLLASFASGIRWTMTQLIMQRSKLGLHDPIDMMYYMQPWMLIPAISVTLWFEGNRIYDGIRVTDWSDIGSILLTTCAVIAGAILAFSMEVMEFLVVTYTSSLTLSISGVFKEICTLALAFVFKGDQMTGLNFIGLLMCLGGIILHVVQKVLGSRKKTVDNLELQSKVTINNAKREDGTDSNVPLLTEKSTSLINLLNAEFSSDEDGDLRENDNSTQILSDILQRREQ from the exons ATGACACGTTCGTacgtaaaatatcaaattgctAGAGACGATGTGGACACGTCAGACTACATACCGCAAAGTGTACCAGATATCCATAGTGTAACGAAGCTGGAACCTACACTTTGGAAAAAAGCATTCCAAGTGTTTCTATTGATCTTTgcttactttattttatcaataggCCTCACGTTTTACAATCCATGGCTTTATAAGACGTAT GGGTTTGACTTTCCTCTTGGAGTGGTCGTTTGCCATTTGATCATAAAGTTTTCATTATCTGCGTTAATAAGATGCATCAGAAGATGTTGCAACGGCAAACGGATGAATCTTCCATGGCAAAATATAGTTTACTCGATAATGGTGCCTGGTATAGCCAGCGGTGTCGATATTGGTCTGTCCAATTGGGCGCTTTCATTGATTTCAATATCTtt gGTTACCATGACTAAATCGacagttattatatttattcttggattttctcttctcttcaaACTCGAAAAGAAG TCGTGGTCTTTAGTAGGAATAGTAGTGATGATAGCTGGAGGATTAGTGATGTTCACATATAAATCTACTCAATTTGGTGTTCTTGGATTTATATTGTGCCTCTTAGCATCGTTCGCGAGCGGTATCCGATGGACCATGACACAACTTATCATGCAAAGGTCCAAGCTCGGCTTGCATGATCCGATAGACATGATGTATTATATGCAACCTTGGATGCTGATACCCGCGATATCCGTAACTTTGTGGTTCGAAG gAAACCGAATATATGATGGTATCAGAGTTACTGATTGGAGTGATATCGgtagtattttattaactacATGTGCTGTAATAGCAGGTGCCATATTAGCATTTAGTATGGAAGTGATGGAATTCTTAGTTGTTACTTATACCTCTAGTCTAACATTGTCGATCTCAGGAGTATTTAAG GAAATATGTACATTAGCGCTAGCTTTTGTGTTTAAAGGTGACCAAATGACTGGCCTTAACTTCATAGGATTGTTAATGTGCCTTGGTGGTATAATATTACACGTTGTTCAGAAAGTATTGGGCAGCAGAAAGAAAACAGTTGATAATTTGGAATTGCAATCAAAAGTGACAATCAACAATGCTAAACGTGAAGATGGAACCGATTCAAATGTGCCactattaacagaaaagtctACGTCTTTAATAAATCTCCTCAATGCGGAATTTAGTTCAGATGAAGATGGTGACTTGAGAGAGAATGATAATTCGACCCAAATACTGTCGGACATACTGCAACGCAGGGAACAGTGA